Genomic DNA from Phycicoccus sp. M110.8:
ACCCCGGAGAGGGGCCGCACGGCATACGTGGGTGAGGCGTGGGGAGGCGTCAGTCGGCGAGGTCGACGACGGTGACCTCGGCGCCCACCTCGGACGCGATGGCGCCCAGGACGTCGGCGGGGACCTTGGTGTCGACCGTGAGGGTGACCAGGGCCGAGCCGCCCTGCTCCTTGCGCGCCACCTGCATGCCGGCGATGTTGACCTGCGCGTCGCCGAGCAGGCGGCCGACCGTGCCGATGACGCCCGGGCGGTCGACGTAGGTGAAGAACGCGAGGTGGTCGGCCAGCGCGACCTCGAGGTCGAAGCCGTTGACGCCCACGATCTTCTCGATGAGGCGCGGGCCCGTGAGGGTGCCGGACACCGAGACGGTCGAGCCGTCGGCGAGGGTGCCGCGCAGCGTCGTGACGTTGCGGAAGTCGGTGCTCGACGGGTCGGTGAGCAGGCGCACCTCGCAGCCGCGCTGCTCGGCGAGCAGCGGGGCGTTGACGTAGGTCACCGGGTCCTCGGTGACATCGGCGAACAGGCCCTTGAGCGCGGCCAGCTTCCAGATCGACACGTCGTGCTCGGTGATCTCGCCCTGCACGTCGACGTCGAGCTGCACGGGGACGGAGCCGGCGAGCGCGGTGAAGATGCGTCCGAGCTTCTCGACGAGGGCGATGCCGGGGCGGACCTCCTCGGGGACCGCGCCGCCGTCCACGTTGACCGCGTCGGGCACGAGGTCGCCGCCGAGTGCGAGCCGCACCGACTTCGCCACGGCGACGCCGGCCTTCTCCTGCGCCTCGTCGGTCGAGGCGCCGAGGTGCGGGGTCACGACGACCGACTCGAACTCGAACAGCGGGCTCTCGGTGGTCGGCTCGGTCGCGAAGACGTCGATGCCGGCACCGGCGACCCGCCCCTCGCGCAGGGCCTCGGCGAGCGCCTCCTCGTCGACGATGCCGCCACGGGCGGCATTGATGATGCGCACGCTGGGCTTGACCTTGGTGAGCGCCTCCTTGCCGATGAGGCCGAGGGTCTCCGGGCTCTTGGGCAGGTGCACGGTGATGAAGTCGGACTGCTCGAGCAGCTCGTCGAGGCTCACCAGCCGGGCGCCCAGCTGCCCGGCGCGCTGGGCCGAGACGTAGGGGTCGTAGGCGAGGATCTCCATGCCGAAGCCGCGCAGGCGCTCGGCCACGAGCTGGCCGATGCGACCGAAGCCGACCACGCCGACCTTCTTGTCGAGCAGCTCGACGCCGGAGTACTTGCTGCGCTTCCACGCGCCACCCTTGAGGGCCTGGTTCGCGGGGGCGATGTTGCGCGCGGTGGCCAGCAGCAGGCCCACGGCGAGCTCGGCGGCAGACGTGATGTTGGAGGTCGGGGCGTTGACCACCATGACGCCCGCCTGGGTGGCGGCGGGGACGTCGACGTTGTCGAGACCCACACCGGCCCGCGCGATCACCTTGAGGTTCTTCGCCGCGGCGACCGCCTCGGCGTCCATCTTCGTGGCGGAGCGGATGAGGACCGCGTCGGCGTCGGCGAGCGCGGGCAGCAGGGCCTCGCGGGAGGCGCCGTCGACGTGGCGGATCTCGAAGTCGGGCCCGAGGGCGTCGATGGTGGCCGGGGACAGCTCCTCGGCGATGAGGACGATCGGCTTGCTCACGTGGGTTCCTTGAAGGGTTCCGGGGGTGGCTGACGGGGGTCTCGGCACCACGCTGTGCCCGCGGCCAGCATAGGCGCCCTCTCACCATGTGGATGCGGTCGCTCGACATCTGGAACGCACGTCACACCCGAGGACGGACCCGCCCGCTACCGCGGCGCCGTCACACCCGGGGTGCCAGCCGCCGTCGCAGCCGGGTCCCCACCGTGAGGGACACCGCGACGAGGAGCGCCGCGGCGACCAGCCCCGCGGCAGCCCACGGCCACGCGAGGCCACCGACCCACGCACGGAGCACGGCGAACCCCACCGTCGTGTAGAGCGCGGCCCAGGCCAGGGAGCCCACGACCGTCGCCGGTAGGTAGTGGGACAGCGGCATCCGCAGGGACCCGGCCGCGGCGTTGACGGCGGTCTGCAGACCGACGGTCAGGAACGACAGGGCGACGACGGGAGCCCCGAGCCGGCGCACGACGTCCTCGGCGCGCCTCACGACCGGCCGGTCGAGGTGCCCCGCCAACC
This window encodes:
- the serA gene encoding phosphoglycerate dehydrogenase; protein product: MSKPIVLIAEELSPATIDALGPDFEIRHVDGASREALLPALADADAVLIRSATKMDAEAVAAAKNLKVIARAGVGLDNVDVPAATQAGVMVVNAPTSNITSAAELAVGLLLATARNIAPANQALKGGAWKRSKYSGVELLDKKVGVVGFGRIGQLVAERLRGFGMEILAYDPYVSAQRAGQLGARLVSLDELLEQSDFITVHLPKSPETLGLIGKEALTKVKPSVRIINAARGGIVDEEALAEALREGRVAGAGIDVFATEPTTESPLFEFESVVVTPHLGASTDEAQEKAGVAVAKSVRLALGGDLVPDAVNVDGGAVPEEVRPGIALVEKLGRIFTALAGSVPVQLDVDVQGEITEHDVSIWKLAALKGLFADVTEDPVTYVNAPLLAEQRGCEVRLLTDPSSTDFRNVTTLRGTLADGSTVSVSGTLTGPRLIEKIVGVNGFDLEVALADHLAFFTYVDRPGVIGTVGRLLGDAQVNIAGMQVARKEQGGSALVTLTVDTKVPADVLGAIASEVGAEVTVVDLAD
- a CDS encoding DedA family protein, translating into MRELVDGWPYAAVFALFFASGMARSHLTYWAGRGIRHGGGRSRLAGHLDRPVVRRAEDVVRRLGAPVVALSFLTVGLQTAVNAAAGSLRMPLSHYLPATVVGSLAWAALYTTVGFAVLRAWVGGLAWPWAAAGLVAAALLVAVSLTVGTRLRRRLAPRV